The genome window CTTCAAGACCGTTTTACGGGCAGGTTGACTCTTTCTCTTCGTCCTGGCTGCCTGTGACAAGGAAAACGATTAACTGTCTCTCCGGCCCCCCCGCCGAAAGCGAAGCCCGCCCCGAAAAGGAATGAACATGGGAACCTCTCTCTGGTAAATGCGGTATTCCTCGCCGAACTCGTCCACCAGCCTTTTCTCCTCCAGATGGGCGCCGATTACGAGGTAAAGGCTGAACACCACCGAGGTCACCAGGGCGGCCGGGTCAAGATCCCTCGCCCAGAGCAGGATCAGCCCGGCCAGGTACCAGGGATGCCGGACCATCCGGAGGACGCCGGCTTTTTCCAGCCGGTTCTCGCTCGCCCGGGCTCCCGCCCCCAGGGATCTCTGGTTTCCCAGGCCGAGAAACTCCCTCACGGGGTAGGCCCTCGCCCCGCCCCAGAACAAGACGGCTGCGGCGCCCCAGAGGATCGCCTGGACAATAGTGAACGGCCAACTCCAGGA of Desulfuromonas sp. contains these proteins:
- a CDS encoding NnrU family protein, translating into MNGTLALLALLWCIWCALHSLLASPRVKARLGRLLGRREGLYRLCYNLFALATLIPLGLWSLSLQGRNLLSWSWPFTIVQAILWGAAAVLFWGGARAYPVREFLGLGNQRSLGAGARASENRLEKAGVLRMVRHPWYLAGLILLWARDLDPAALVTSVVFSLYLVIGAHLEEKRLVDEFGEEYRIYQREVPMFIPFRGGLRFRRGGRRDS